Proteins from a genomic interval of Canis lupus familiaris isolate Mischka breed German Shepherd chromosome 33, alternate assembly UU_Cfam_GSD_1.0, whole genome shotgun sequence:
- the POPDC2 gene encoding popeye domain-containing protein 2 isoform X2 has product MSAHSSPAGQAPWQGPACLGWKRDLEGAVFHLANCFLLLGFMGGSGVYGCFYLFGFLGTGYVCCLMWGWFDACGLDIVLWSFLLAVACVLQLAHLAYRLRKNTLPEEFDVLYKTLCLPLQVPLQVYKEIVRCCEERVLTLATEQTYAVEGETPINRLSLLLSGRVRVSQDGQFLHYIFPYQFMDSPEWESLRPSEEGVFQVTLTAETPCSYISWPRKSLHLLLTKERYTCQLFSALLGYDISEKLYALNDKLFAKFGLRFDIRLPSLYHVLGPAAADAGPEAEKAPGEPRARGAPPPAPPPAPPPRAGARPDSGLLGEDSASLVLEDFEEVSGSESFMDYRSDGEYMR; this is encoded by the exons ATGAGCGCCCACAGCAGCCCCGCGGGCCAGGCTCCGTGGCAGGGCCCCGCGTGCCTTGGCTGGAAGCGGGACCTGGAAGGGGCCGTCTTCCACCTGGCCAACTGCTTCTTGCTCCTGGGCTTCATGGGGGGCAGCGGGGTGTATGGATGCTTCTACCTCTTTGGCTTCCTGGGCACGGGCTACGTGTgctgcctgatgtggggctggttTGATGCCTGCGGCCTGGACATCGTCCTCTGGAGCTTCCTGCTGGCAGTGGCCTGCGTGCTCCAGCTGGCGCACCTGGCCTACCGCCTGCGCAAGAACACCCTCCCCGAGGAGTTCGATGTCCTCTACAAGACCCTGTGTCTACCCCTGCAGGTGCCTCTGCAGGTGTACAAGGAGATTGTTCGCTGCTGCGAGGAGCGGGTCTTGACTCTGGCCACTGAGCAGACGTACGCTGTGGAGGGCGAGACGCCCATCAACCGCCTGTCCCTGCTACTCTCTGGCCG GGTTCGTGTGAGCCAGGACGGGCAGTTCCTGCACTACATCTTTCCTTACCAGTTCATGGACTCTCCCGAGTGGGAATCGCTGCGGCCCTCTGAGGAGGGAGTGTTTCAG GTCACTCTGACGGCGGAGACCCCCTGTAGCTACATCTCCTGGCCGCGGAAGAGCCTCCACCTTCTTCTGACCAAAGAGCGGTACACCTGCCAGCTCTTCTCGGCCCTGCTGGGCTACGACATCTCCGAGAAGCTCTACGCCCTCAACGACAAGCTCTTCGCCAAGTTCGGGCTGCGCTTTGACATCCGTCTGCCCAGCCTCTACCACGTGCTGGGGCCCGCGGCCGCCGACGCCGGGCCCGAGGCCGAGAaggcccccggggagccccgggcccgcggagcgcccccgcccgcgcccccgcccgcgcccccgccccgcgccggggCCAGGCCCGACAGCGGCCTCCTGGGGGAGGACTCCGCCAGTCTGGTGCTGGAGGATTTTGAGGAGGTGTCGGGATCAGAATCGTTCATGGATTATAGGAGTGACGGGGAGTACATGAGGTGA
- the POPDC2 gene encoding popeye domain-containing protein 2 isoform X1 yields MSAHSSPAGQAPWQGPACLGWKRDLEGAVFHLANCFLLLGFMGGSGVYGCFYLFGFLGTGYVCCLMWGWFDACGLDIVLWSFLLAVACVLQLAHLAYRLRKNTLPEEFDVLYKTLCLPLQVPLQVYKEIVRCCEERVLTLATEQTYAVEGETPINRLSLLLSGRVRVSQDGQFLHYIFPYQFMDSPEWESLRPSEEGVFQVTLTAETPCSYISWPRKSLHLLLTKERYTCQLFSALLGYDISEKLYALNDKLFAKFGLRFDIRLPSLYHVLGPAAADAGPEAEKAPGEPRARGAPPPAPPPAPPPRAGARPDSGLLGEDSASLVLEDFEEVSGSESFMDYRSDGEYMSF; encoded by the exons ATGAGCGCCCACAGCAGCCCCGCGGGCCAGGCTCCGTGGCAGGGCCCCGCGTGCCTTGGCTGGAAGCGGGACCTGGAAGGGGCCGTCTTCCACCTGGCCAACTGCTTCTTGCTCCTGGGCTTCATGGGGGGCAGCGGGGTGTATGGATGCTTCTACCTCTTTGGCTTCCTGGGCACGGGCTACGTGTgctgcctgatgtggggctggttTGATGCCTGCGGCCTGGACATCGTCCTCTGGAGCTTCCTGCTGGCAGTGGCCTGCGTGCTCCAGCTGGCGCACCTGGCCTACCGCCTGCGCAAGAACACCCTCCCCGAGGAGTTCGATGTCCTCTACAAGACCCTGTGTCTACCCCTGCAGGTGCCTCTGCAGGTGTACAAGGAGATTGTTCGCTGCTGCGAGGAGCGGGTCTTGACTCTGGCCACTGAGCAGACGTACGCTGTGGAGGGCGAGACGCCCATCAACCGCCTGTCCCTGCTACTCTCTGGCCG GGTTCGTGTGAGCCAGGACGGGCAGTTCCTGCACTACATCTTTCCTTACCAGTTCATGGACTCTCCCGAGTGGGAATCGCTGCGGCCCTCTGAGGAGGGAGTGTTTCAG GTCACTCTGACGGCGGAGACCCCCTGTAGCTACATCTCCTGGCCGCGGAAGAGCCTCCACCTTCTTCTGACCAAAGAGCGGTACACCTGCCAGCTCTTCTCGGCCCTGCTGGGCTACGACATCTCCGAGAAGCTCTACGCCCTCAACGACAAGCTCTTCGCCAAGTTCGGGCTGCGCTTTGACATCCGTCTGCCCAGCCTCTACCACGTGCTGGGGCCCGCGGCCGCCGACGCCGGGCCCGAGGCCGAGAaggcccccggggagccccgggcccgcggagcgcccccgcccgcgcccccgcccgcgcccccgccccgcgccggggCCAGGCCCGACAGCGGCCTCCTGGGGGAGGACTCCGCCAGTCTGGTGCTGGAGGATTTTGAGGAGGTGTCGGGATCAGAATCGTTCATGGATTATAGGAGTGACGGGGAGTACATGAG ctTCTAG